The following proteins come from a genomic window of Terribacillus aidingensis:
- the cysK gene encoding cysteine synthase A → MAIASSISELIGNTPIVKLNRTADSDSAEIYVKLEFQNPGGSVKDRIALAMIEDAEENGRLKLGDTIIEPTSGNTGIGLALVAAIKGYKAILVMPDTMSMERRNLLRAYGAQLVLTPGAEGMKGAIQKAEELQKEHGYFMPQQFKNEANPAIHARTTGKEIAAEFGGDLDAFVAGIGTGGTITGVGQVLKELNKDIRIIAVEPASSPVLSGGKPGPHKIQGIGAGFVPSILDTDIYSEIIQVENEEAYATARETAAKEGLLGGVSTGAAIFAAKKVAKELGPGKKVLAVVPSNGERYLSTPLYQFED, encoded by the coding sequence ATGGCAATTGCATCATCCATTTCTGAATTGATCGGAAATACACCAATCGTTAAGCTTAATCGTACAGCGGACAGTGATAGTGCCGAGATTTATGTAAAGCTGGAATTCCAAAATCCAGGCGGATCTGTTAAGGATCGGATTGCACTTGCAATGATTGAAGATGCGGAAGAAAACGGCAGATTGAAGCTGGGCGACACAATCATTGAACCGACCAGTGGTAATACCGGAATCGGTCTTGCCTTAGTAGCAGCTATTAAAGGCTATAAGGCAATTCTTGTAATGCCTGATACGATGAGTATGGAACGACGTAACCTTCTTCGTGCTTATGGAGCGCAGCTCGTATTGACTCCAGGAGCGGAAGGAATGAAAGGTGCTATTCAGAAAGCGGAAGAATTGCAAAAGGAACATGGCTATTTCATGCCGCAGCAGTTCAAGAACGAAGCGAACCCTGCTATCCATGCCCGTACGACAGGTAAGGAGATCGCAGCTGAATTCGGAGGCGACCTTGATGCGTTTGTAGCTGGAATCGGGACAGGCGGTACGATTACAGGAGTAGGTCAAGTCCTGAAAGAATTGAATAAAGATATCCGCATCATCGCGGTAGAACCGGCAAGTTCTCCTGTTCTCTCAGGCGGAAAGCCCGGACCGCATAAAATCCAAGGTATTGGTGCAGGTTTTGTTCCATCCATCCTGGATACGGATATTTACTCTGAAATCATTCAAGTAGAGAATGAAGAAGCGTATGCGACTGCCAGAGAAACAGCTGCTAAAGAGGGCTTGCTGGGCGGTGTTTCTACAGGAGCTGCCATCTTTGCTGCCAAGAAGGTTGCAAAAGAGCTTGGACCGGGTAAGAAAGTATTGGCTGTCGTTCCGAGTAACGGTGAGCGCTACCTTTCTACACCGCTATACCAATTCGAAGACTAA
- the folP gene encoding dihydropteroate synthase, which produces MKRIIGNKEYDLSKQTLVMGIINVTPDSFSDGGSYTNVEAAVKQAQKLAAEGADILDIGGESTRPGYDPVSADEEIARIVPAIQAISEAVDLPISIDTYKAKTAEAAIKAGASIINDIWGAKFDPDMANVAARLGVPIILMHNREEANYTDLLPDMIADLEESIQIALDAGVKPEDIWLDPGIGFVKSFDENMSAMRELDKITAMGYPVLLGTSRKRFIGTVLDLPADQRDEGTAATTAFGITKGIHMVRVHEVKQTARIVKMMDALVGKE; this is translated from the coding sequence ATGAAACGTATAATAGGTAATAAAGAATATGATCTTTCTAAGCAAACACTTGTAATGGGAATCATTAATGTGACACCGGATTCCTTTTCGGACGGAGGCAGTTATACGAATGTAGAGGCTGCTGTTAAGCAAGCGCAAAAGCTTGCTGCTGAGGGAGCGGATATTTTAGATATTGGTGGGGAGTCAACCCGGCCGGGGTATGACCCAGTATCAGCAGATGAAGAAATCGCACGTATCGTACCAGCCATACAGGCCATTAGTGAAGCAGTGGATTTGCCGATTTCCATTGATACATATAAAGCGAAGACAGCAGAAGCTGCTATAAAAGCGGGTGCATCCATTATAAACGATATATGGGGAGCGAAGTTCGACCCCGATATGGCAAATGTAGCAGCGCGTTTGGGTGTTCCAATCATCTTGATGCACAATCGTGAGGAAGCGAATTATACCGATTTACTTCCAGATATGATTGCGGATTTGGAGGAAAGTATCCAGATCGCTCTTGATGCTGGTGTTAAGCCAGAGGATATATGGCTTGATCCGGGTATTGGATTTGTTAAGTCCTTTGATGAAAATATGTCTGCTATGCGTGAGTTAGATAAAATCACGGCAATGGGTTACCCAGTCCTTCTCGGTACATCGCGAAAAAGATTCATCGGTACCGTACTTGATCTGCCTGCAGATCAACGGGATGAAGGAACTGCAGCTACGACAGCGTTTGGTATTACCAAGGGCATACATATGGTCCGTGTACATGAAGTGAAACAGACAGCACGTATCGTAAAGATGATGGATGCGTTAGTTGGGAAGGAGTAA